GATCGTCGGGACGCTGCACACGCCGGCCATCTCTTACCGCAGCCGGTTATCCGATCTGCTCAATCAGAAGGAGATCACCTTTCTGTCGGTGACCGACGCCGCCGTCTACCGCGTTGATGACATGGAAGAACCGGCTTATGCCACGCCTTATCTGGCGGTCAACCTCAGCAGCATCGAGATGGTTCGGCCGCTGGAAGAAGGCTAGCCGTTTTCCAGGCGGAAGCGGGGCGGGCCTTAAAGCGTCCCCTGAGCCGGTTGCAACAGCAGGTAAGCCACCCAAAACAGGAAGAAGACTTCCCCAACAGTCAGCAGTCCTGTCAACCACAAGAGAAACCGCGCCGGTCCCGTGCGCGTGCTCCCCTTCGATAGCCGCCTTTTTTCCACGCGGCCGATTATCAGGTAGAAGATATGGATGACCCCGAGGACGAAACCGCCGTAGAAAAACTGCCACTCGGGGCCGGCATAGCGAAGCAGAAAATAATAGTAGAGGATCTCGACAAACAGCAGCAGGTTGTTGACACGGTACCCGGTTTCGACCATGGTCTGAAACTCAGCTTCGGGCAGTTCTTCCTTGAGCCGTTGCCGTTCGTGGCCTACATCCCTCAGTGCCCGCGGGATCAGGGCCAGTGTCAGGACGCTGCCGGCGATTATCACCAGCGTGTAGATGAACATGAAGATGCGCATTCGCAGACCCCCCGCTTACTGCGATCCCCGCCCGCTGCCGTGGCCGTCGCCACGCCGCCCCCGGTTTTCCCCCGGCTCATCCAGAAAACGCCGGTAGAGCAGGTCGCCATTGACCAGCAGGAACGCTAGCGAAAGCAGAGGCAGCGCCGGCACGCCGATCTCGAGGCTGACGCCGACGACCATCGTCGCCACGAACGAAAGCGAAAGCCCCAGGGCTGTCGCCACTCGCCTCAAGCGCCAGATCAGGGTGCAGCCGACAAACAGGGAGAAGAAGATGATGTCGCTGACACCCAGGCGCGAGACCGCGCTGGCTCCGAAGACCGGCAGACTGATGGTGAAATAATCGATCCAGGGCCCGCCACTTTCCACCATCTTCTTCGTGGGACCCAGAAACACGCTCCAGAAATCGACAAAAATGATAAGGCCGGAGATAAGAAGCACCTGGCTGATCGATGTCAGCATCATCGCCAGCCAGAGCCCGGCGGTGGTGCCGAAGAGGATCTTGGCGGCGGTCTCCAGCGGCGCCCATCCCAGCGTGAAGGCTCCGGCGGCGATCAGGCCCGACGACAGCGTCAAAAGCAACAGGCGGTGGCGCAGGCCGGCGAGAAAGGCCAGGCTCGAAGACACGCCGCAGGCGGCAACCAGCCCCAGGGCAAACGAGACCATCAGCCGGGTGTCCGAATCGGGATCGACGGCGCCGGCGGCGAGCAGCCCCACCAGCACCGCGCCCATGGCGGCGATGATGACGGCGAAGATCAGCGCCGCGCGCAGCTCGGCGCTAAAGTTGATACTGGGCGTCCGTATTGGAACTCCTTTCAGATCCCGGCCGGCGTGCAGCCTGGCGACGCGGCTTTGTTCTACCCTAGTACGGCGGTAATGACTCGTACCAGTCGCCAAGGATCTTGAAGGCTTTCCAGAAACGGGTTTTTCGTCGTTGATCATTGAGGGAAGTGTCGATCTCGGGGGTTATCAGCGCCTCGGAAGTCGGCGTGAAAGGCAGGATTTCGCCCGGGCGGTACTGCAACTCCTTGGCCAGGGGGAATTCCATGCCGTTGACGGCCTCGAGGGCCTGTTCGCCCATTACCACAACCAGCTTCGGCTGGATGACCATCAGCTCGCGCGCCAGGTACCCGGGACAATTCTCGCGCGCCTCTTCCTCGGTGGCGGTTGCGCACTTGATGATATTGGTGCCGTACAGCAGCAGTGAATCGATGCCGAGTTTCTGGCAGCCCTTCATGACCGCCTCTCCCGAGCGCCCGTAAAAGGCGACGCCTTCGGAGGCTTCGCTGGGCAGCGTCCTGTACTTGATCAGGAAGATGTCAGCCAGGGGATGGCCTGAACCGATGACCGGCACCGCTTTGCCGTGGACACATTTCTCGCAGTGTGTCAGCTCGCGGCAAAGCTCGTTGATGTCGGCGATAGCGCGGGTTAGATGCTTGTCGTAGATATCGTCGGGATTTGGCAAATTGCTTTCCTTCTTGTGGAAAAAACGGCGTATTTCCTGCCCGCAAGCTATTAGTTATTAGCCGCTAGCCTGACAAATCCTTTAAGCGCCGGACAGGGGCCTTCAGATGCGCTCGAAGAGGGAAACAGTCTCGATATGCGGGGTGTGGGGGAACATGTCGACGGCCCCGGTGCGGATCAGCCGGTAGCCGGCTTCTGAAAGCTGCGAGGCGTTTGACGCCATGGTGGCGGCATTGCAGGAGACGTAGACGATCCGGTGAGCTGCGAGACCGATGATGCGCTGGATCTCCTTTTTGCTGGCCCCGGCCCGGGGCGGATCGAGAATGATTACATCTGGCGGGGTTCCGCTGGCGAGCTCCGCGAGTTCGCTCCTGACCTTGCCGGCGGTAAAGCGGCAGTTGGCGACGCCGTTGGCGCCGGCGTTCTCCACGGCCATGCGCACGGCG
This DNA window, taken from Actinomycetota bacterium, encodes the following:
- a CDS encoding uracil-DNA glycosylase, whose translation is MPNPDDIYDKHLTRAIADINELCRELTHCEKCVHGKAVPVIGSGHPLADIFLIKYRTLPSEASEGVAFYGRSGEAVMKGCQKLGIDSLLLYGTNIIKCATATEEEARENCPGYLARELMVIQPKLVVVMGEQALEAVNGMEFPLAKELQYRPGEILPFTPTSEALITPEIDTSLNDQRRKTRFWKAFKILGDWYESLPPY